In the genome of Pyrobaculum islandicum DSM 4184, the window CCAACTCTTTTGGCTCTTTAGGTGGTTGTGTGAGTTTTATGACCATAAAGGTAATATTTAACGGTGTTTTAACAATTGTGGAAGTTTTTGCGCCTTTGCCTACAGAGCTTGTGAAAAGATTCGGGGCGAGGAAAATAGACGATAAATACGAGATATCTGCCATAAATCTGCCCTGGGTTATTAAACAGGAGATAAACTTTATTTTTACGCCGGGAGAGAAATATGTAGTAGATGGTGTCGAAATAGACGGGCTTGTTCCACCGTGGGAAGCCTACGTCTCATTTGTAGACCCCAGCGGAGAATTTGGAATAGGTTATATTGCAACAGGACGGCGTAGGATGTTTGAATGTGTACACAAGGTTTATACAACGCCGTTATATCTCCAGCTGGCTCCGTATATTGTGGTAAAGCCTGTCGAACTTCTTTTATCAGACAAACCAAATGTCATAGATTGTGTAGAGAGAGTTTTCCATGCTAGATATATTGCAGTTTTTATAAATGCCCCTATAAACATTGTACAAAAAATCAAGACGACATTATCGCCAAATATTAAGAGGAACATTTAAATACTGAGGGGAGATAGAGACATAGAATGGAGATAAAACTTCCAAACCAAGACGCCGAAGACATCATAGACCAACTGTTGGGCGGCTCTGAGGAAGAGACGTTAATGCAGACGCTTACTAAAGAAAAGGCGTTAGTTAGAATAAGGTTAGAAAACCGGAGGGGGCATTACGTAACTATAGTAGATTTTGGAAATTCAGAAGACGCAAAACAATTGGGCATAAAAGACATGGCCAGAGAGTTAAAAAAGAGACTAGCCGCAGGCGGCACTATAAGAGACAGTTGGATTGAAATACAGGGCGACCACCGTCAGAAAATCAAGAAGATATTAATAGAAATGGGCTTTAGAGAAGAAAACATACTTATCGATGAGGGAATCACTGAGACATAGTATAAAGACGGCGTTAGAAAAGGGCGATTATAGATCTCTTTCAGGTCTCTGTCTCGAGTTATTACAGGCAGATAGTTGGCTGGAGTGTTGGAGAAAAATGGAAGAGGTTATACAACAAAGTGGAGAATATGTGTTGGCTAAGTTTCTCGCAGCGGCATATGTCCTCTCCCAAAGTGAGATATATGAAACGCTCTCGCCTGAGACAAGGGAGTTTCTAGCGCGTGATGTAGTTATATGTCTTGAGAAAACAGCGCAAGTTATAACCTCTCTAACTTCACGACAGGGCTCTGGAGATATACGTGAATTAAGAGATGTCTGATATTTTTCAAAACTACAACTTTTTCTCTTTGTATATCTGAGATCTTTCCACCGTTAGTTTTTACCTCAACTGCATAGATTACGCCATTTTTAAAGGCGAAGAGGTCAAATGTTTTAAGAACGCGCCTATAGCTGAGCAACTCTCTGGCAATAGGCCTAAAGACTTCAAGAAGAGGCCCCATGGCTTTTTTAATACACTTTTTAACACACGGGGCATATATGCTGTATTCTAGCTGTGTTATACGTCTACCGTCTATAGATAGACAGCGCCCCCTCCAGTACGTAAGACTTATATAGCCGACGTCTGTCGGCACAGTTAAAGTAAGCGGCTCTGGCGGCTCTTTTTCACAACTCTCGCCTCTTATACCCTCGTATGCGACCGCTAGTTCTAAAAACCGTATGAATTTGACAGGTCTCCATGTGATATAGCCATTTTGCCTTAGAAAAATTTCCGCCACATACTCCCCAATTTGCCCCAATTCTTGCGGCTTCACATCTTTGTAAGCGTGGGTATGCCTAAGATATAGAACCCCGCGGCTAGTACTGTCTTAACAGAGTTTACTAAAGCAAGTCTAAAACTTCTCACAGGCTCCTCTGTTTTTAACACTGGCGCTTTTTCGTAATAGCTATTAAATATAAGCGCAAGTCCGTCTAAGAATTCTGCCACATAGTCAGGCCTAAGCGCGCGAGTTGCCTCTCTAACGACGCTAGGCCATTCTGCAACTTTTAATATGAGCTCTCTCTCCTCTGGGAGTATCTCTTTGGGAATGGCGACTTTTTTAAGATCTATCTCTTGAGCTTTTTCTAAAATCGAATAGGCTCTTACATATGTGTATTGGAGGAAGGGGCCTGAGTTTTGTCTCATATTTAACACAGTCTCCCACTTAAACTCTATAGGTTTTCTAGGGCTTGTAGATAAAAAGGCATATCTCACAGACCCCACTCCAACTCTCTCCGCTATAATACCTGCGATCTCCGGGTTTTTCTCTTTTACAAGATCTGCCGAACGTTCAACAGCTTCATCTAAAATCTCGTCTAGAGATATATATTGACCCCTCCTTGCGGACATTTTCATGCCAGGTAAATTCACCATTTCATAAGCGTAATGTATCAATTTCTTGGCGACATCTTCATATCCAAGAGCGTAGAGGATAATACGAACATGCGCTTGTTCATGTGTCTGCTCTGTAGATATCACGCGTATGACTTTGTCAAATCCGCGTCTTGCCTGCCAAAGCGCATATGCTACATCTCTTGTCACATAGAGCGTAGTGCCGTCAGACCTCGTCAACGTAACAGGAGGTATGAATTTCGGGAGATCTAACACGTCCCACAGCTTGAAATCTTCTACAAACTTATCGGCGCGGAACACCACGGCGCCACCTCTATCGTCAATATACTGTGGCCACCTCCTCCGTAGTTCGGACACCACACGTGTTGCCTCGCCAGACCATACAGCTATATCGCTTTCATAATCCCAGCTGTCTAGCTCTATCCCCAATCTGGCTAAAGTCTCTCTCTGCCCCTTTAGTACTAACTCGACGACTTCTCTAACAATTTTCTTCACTTCCGGGTCGCCTGTTTCATACCTTTTATTAAGCTCAGCTGCCTCTTCTACAATATTTCTTTGTCCAAGAACCTCCACGAGTTTATTAATAACCTCCCCCTCTGTGTCAATAAGGCGCTTTAATACAGAGACCCAACTATCTATTTCGTTTATAATTTCTCTCCTTTTCTCATCGTCTTTCTCTTTTTCTAACTCTTTCTTTAATCTATTTATTTCAGCAATTGCATTAACTGCGGAATAAATAGCCCCTATTACAACATCGGGTTTCGTCCTCTTGAGAACCTCATCTACGTACTTTTTTACCACATTATATCCAATAGCGGCATACATCACCTGGACGCCACAGTCGTCAACATAGAAATGAGACTGAACAACATTACCACAGAATCTTAACAATCTAACAAGAGAATCTCCCAATATGGCATTTCTGCCATGTCCAATATGCAGAGGATGTATTGGATTAGCCGACGTGTGTTCAACAAGAAAACTCCCTATCTTACACTCATCAGTAAAGCCATATTTATCGCCCATTTCGGCAACTGCTCTAAAAGTCAATTCTGCGACTTTCTCTACTGCCAAGTCAACGTTTAGATAGAGCCCATCTACAGAAATAGATGTGAGGTACTTAAACTGACGGCTTTTAAGAGAGTCTACTGTTTCTTTAAGTTTTCCAGCGTCTACTCTATACTTATGAAACTTTGCAGAAAAGTAACCAAAGCGTTTCGATCTCTCTATCTCAGGCACCTCGCCGATACCTATAGCATACGCCACCTCTGCCACAAATTTTTCAAACTCCTCCCGCGGAGGCTTTAGAGGATCCACATGAATAAATACTTAAGGGATTATAAATAAGAAAGTCTTCTGAAATCGTCATTACGATCCTTCGATACGACGAGATCGTTATTGAGAAATTGATCGTAGAAAATCGCGATTTTCACATTCGTGAGGTTTATCTTTATGAGGAACTCTAGCGGTTGAAGTCTAGAAAGAAAATTTTAAATATCGATATTCATACCGTGCGCATGTCGAGTGAGGTAAAATTTTCGCCATATGAAGACGCCGTTGCGGCTCTAGTTATACAAATACTTGGAAGAACCGGGGTAGCTGGAGAGGTCACACAAGTCAAAGTAAAAATTCTCGAAGGCCGTGATAAAGGCCGTATCTTGACTAGAAATATTAAAGGGCCTGTGAGACTCGGCGACATAGTGATGTTAAGAGAAACCGAAAGAGAAGCGCGGAGAATTACGGCACGATGAAGATTTATAAATGTGCATTCTGTGGGGCTGACATCTTGCCGGGCTACGGCATAATGTATGTAAAAACAGACGGCACTACGCTGAGATTTTGTAGTAGGAAATGTTTTGTAAGCGCTGTGAAATTCAAAAGAGACCCTCGGAGACTCGCTTGGGTGAGAAAACGACAGAAATAGCTACTTTTTAGCGGCGCCGCTACTAGGTAGAGGAATAGCGTTTAGACCGTGTTTAGCTCTTATCTCATTTATCTTAGCCACTAGTGCTTCTAAATCGCCGGCAGCTTGGCCTGGGTCTATAACTACAGCTGATGCCGCAGATACATTAATACCCGCCGCTTTGCCCAACTTCTCTTTAGATGGCACATAGACATAGGGAACTTTCTTCTCTTCACAAAGAAGTGGCAAATGCGCCACAACTTCCGGCGGGTCGACGTCTTCTGCAATAAGTACAAGTTTCGCAAGTCCTCTTTCCACGGCCTTTGTAGTTTCATTAGTCCCTTTCTTAATCTTCCCTGTTTGTCTAGCTATTGACAGTATTTCCAACGCTTTCTCAGCAACCTCGGCTGGAACTTCAAATCGTACATAAAATGGCTTCCCCGGCGGTGGATTTGCGTAGAACGTTCTTGGGTCTATTGTCACTGACATGGCCTTAGAAAAAGCAAAAGCTATATAAGTATTTACACCCATTTACATCTACAAATCTTGCTCTGTGGTGAATAAGAGTTTTTACTCTCCAATCTAATTTCATAAACTCTGTCGTAGAACGGGACAAGACCGAGTAGACTCTCGGCGGAGCCTTGTCTCTATATCCGCCATATGAATCGCTTGTCTTCTTTTGATGACAAGGGAGTGAGAATATGATGTGGTGGTATATAGTGGGATAAAGCTCTACGTTGTGTATGAGGGTCTAGGCGTCAAAGAAGTATCCTTTCTGTGATGTAATCTTGAAGATGGGAGGGTCTATACAAGAGAGGTTCGGTGTTGTTCTGAACACCGATATAAACATAGCCAGAAATACTGCCGCAAGCTCAGACTATCGTCGTCAAAAACTAAAGTGTATTTCACAACGAGCGACCGACTATTACCGCTATGAGGAGCAATGGGCGAAAGCTTCACGCTGTGGTTACACCTCTTTACGTAGTTTCTCTAAAATATTGCGGCTTAAAGTTTTAGAAGGTTTCTCTCCAAATATACCCTGGGGCCTAAACATAAGTACAAGAATTATTGCTATACCAAATATTATATACTGGAAGAAAATCGGATCTACATTTACGATAGATCTAATACTTTCTTTGTAGATACTTATTATTCTTTCTAAAGCATAATATACTGCGACACCTATAAGAGCGCCAATGTTATTACCAGTCCCGCCTATAATCAACATAGCCCATGCAATAAAGGTATAGAGTGGGACAAACTGACCCATGTTTACAAAGTTATTGTAGAAGACAAGTAGCGCACCGGCAACTCCGCTGAGAGCAGATGCTGTGGCTAACACTCTAACTCTAAACTTTACGATATCTTTGCCGAAAACTCTTGCGGCGACTTCTGCATCACGTATAGCTCTTAAGGCGCGGCCAAAGGGCGAGTTTCCAAGTCTCTCCAATATTACTAATGTTAGGAGGAGAAAGAGTGCCGTGATTGCTAAATACCCCCAGGGTCTGTAACTTCCCATCCACGCAAACGGATCTGGTACGACGGCGCCGAAAACACCGCATGCAATGGGGGGCGTATATGTCGTAATTACTCTAATAGTCTCTGCACTTACAAGAAGAAGAATGCCTAAATAATCTTCGCGTAGTCTCAATGCGGGACCTGCCATAAGGACGCCGAAGACGCCTGCCAACAGGGCTGCTAGAGTTATGGAAAGTAGGAAAAACAGCGTTCCATAAAGCGGTGACATACTAAATATATTATTTATAATCGTAACGGTTTGATACTGATAGGCCGAGCAATACCTGTCTATATCAGCTAAGGGATCTATGCCAAGTTGAGATGCAATAGTGGCTTTATAAATTTCAAGAGCTATTTTCGTCGTTATGCCTCCCACGGTTAGCCCGCCCAGTGCTAAAAACATGACTTTTCCAAATTGAGGAAGCCCCAGGTAGCCTACCTCTAAGTTAAGACTTAAGACATATATTCCATATATTGCAAAAAGTACGGCGGTTTCTCTAAAAAGTATAATTAATGCGCCAGGGTCTATTTGGAGTATCATTTTCTAATTCTCTGGACTAATGATGATATAATTTCAACAAGCCCCTGTGGAGCAAACAACAGTATTACAATAACAAACGCGAAGGGAATCACAAGTTGGAATTCTGTAGGTATATTCAATGGTGTTAGTATATAGGTCGCACCTAATACGAGACTTAATCCAACGACATAACCTCCCAACACAGCTCCATAGATATTCGATAAGCCGCCTACAACAGACACTATAAACACAACTGCGAGTCTAAGCCATCCAAGTTCCTCTGTCATGGGGAAAAACATAGCCATATAGACCCCCGCTATACCAGTCACAGCTCCAATTAAAAGCCAAGCGGCTGTAAATACTTTCTCTACGTTTATGCCTACCGCTCTTGCTAAGTAGAGGTTGTCAATGCTGGCTCTCATGACTATGCCGTATCGAGTCTTATACAATAGGAAGTAGAGAAGTGTTGTGATTATGGCCACCATTATGGTGGTGTTTATCAACGCGGAAGTTAAAAAATCTGTGCCAGGCCATATATATTCCCACCTTGTTAGAAGTATGTTTCTCGTGAGATATCCAAATGTATTCTGTACATAGTCGGCCACTATGGCTATAGAGGCAAATATTACATAATGTAGGCCAAAAGACGCAATCATAAGAGGAGTTATGCCAGCACCTCTCCTAATCATGGGTTTAAAGACAGCTATGTAGCTTAAAACAGCTACAAGACCTGTGACTAGTGCAACTAATGGAAAAGTCAGATAGATATTCGCAGGAAGCCCGAAAGGTTGAAGTAGAAATACTATAGTAAAGTAGCTAACATAGGCCCCCACCGTTGCTAAATCGCCATGGGCAAAAGAAGGGATCTTAGTAGTGATATAAGTCAGATTTAAGCCAAGACCTAACAGTACATATATATTTGAGAATATTATTGCTCTAGCTAATGTAGGATAGTCGATGCCCAGGAATTCCATATGGCGAGAAAAGCAAATATAAATAAATCTTATTATGCAAACCTCTATACAATATACAGTATTATATAGATTTTCAAAGTATTTAAATTCTCGTTATCTACACGCTATGGCATCAAAAATACTATACATAGGAATAGCAGTTGTAGTGGTAATACTAGTCGCAATAGTCGCTATTTTAGCAACAGGCGGTAAACAGACCGCGCCAACCACGCCAACGCCCCTTACGCCAAGTCCAACACAAACGCCGAAGCCTACACCAACTCCCACACCATCTCCCTCACCTACCCCAGTTAGGAAAGTTGTCTACATTGGTGCTGCGTTGCCTTTGACTGGTGGTCTGCAGTCCTACGGCATTGGTGTTAAGAATGCTGTTGAGTTGGCTGTGGAGGATGCCAATAGGATGTGTCCCAGCTATAGGTTTGAGCTTCTTGTGGAAGACACTGGGACTAATCCGCAGCAGGCTCTTCAGAAGGTGCAGGTCTTGTATGCTAAAGGTGTGCGTTTTGTTGTAGGGCCTATGGCCAGCGGAGAGGTTAAAGCAGTAAAGCCTTTCGCCGACCAGAACAAGATCATAATCTTCAGCCCCTCCTCCACCTCGCCAGCTCTGGCAATACCCAACGACTGGGTCTATAGGATAGTGCCTACGGACTTCGCCCAGGCGGCGGCGATAGCCGACCTCCTAAAGCAACTGGGCGTTAAGAAGGCCGTCATCCTCTATAGAAACGACGAGTGGGGCGTCGGCCTTAAAGACGCCATAACTAAGGAGGCTGAGAAACTCGGCATACAGATCGCCTCAGCGCAAGGCTACGACCCAGACCCCAAGGCCTTCCCCACCGCAATTCCAGAAGTTGTTAGAAAGCTCTCAGCCGCCCTCGGCCAGCCGAGTGGCGACTCTGCAGTTATATTTGTGACTTTTGAAGACGACGGCGTGGTGGCTATGCAATCCGCGGCGCAAGACCCAGTCCTCGGCAAGGTCAGATGGATTGGCACAGACGGCATTGCCTACAGCGACGCCTTGATTAAACAGGTTGGGAAAGAGATGGCGGCCCGTAAGTTGCTCGGCACTATCACCGCCCCAGACCCCAACGACCCCAAGTACCAGGAGTTCAAGAAGGAGTACAGGGCTAAATACGGCAGAGAGCCTGTGGCCTACGACCCATATGGCTACGACGCCGCCATGATGCTAATGCAGATAATCTGCAAGACCGGCACAGACGACCCAGAGAAAGTACGCGCCACCCTAGAGCAGTGGGGTAAAGAAGGCACATACCAAGGCGCCACAGGCAAGGTATATCTAGACCAGGCGGGAGACCGCGCCTACCCCAACTACGTGATATGGGGCGTCGCCATCGTCAACGGCACAGCTAAATACGTGGACGCTGCCTACTACTACGGCGCAGAGAGGAGGATCACAATCTTTGACCAGGGCAAGTCTCTATTCCAGAGTTAATTTTAAAAATAAATAGTGTTTTTTCCAAATGGTTCTTTTAGTTACCAAAGGTATTGTAAAACAGTTTGGTGCTTTTAGAGCTCTTGATGGCGTTGACGTAGAAATAGAGAAGGGGAGAGTGACGCTGATTATCGGCCCTAACGGCTCTGGAAAGACTACGCTTGTCAATGTTATTACAGGAGTTTACAAGCCTGAGGCAGGCAGGGTGTTTTACACAAAGCCGGATGGCAAGATGATTGATATTACGGGGTGGCCTCCGCACAAGATTTTCGAAATTGGGATTGTAAGAACTTTCCAGATACCGCAGATCTTCCAGAAGCTTACTGTGCTTGAAAACCTACTTGCTGTTGCCAGAGGCCAACGTGGGGAGAGTGTAATATCTGCTCTGTTAAAAAATTGGGTTAAAGAAGAGGAGGAGTTGGCCAGAAGGGCATTTGGAATTCTTAAGGCTGTTAGACTTATAGATAAGTGGGATGTTCCCGCATACTTATTATCTGCCGGTGAAATGAAGTTGCTTGAGCTTGCCAGGGCGTTGATGGCGGGGGCAAATCTTATAATATTAGACGAGCCTATAGCTGGCGTACCTGTCGACCAGGCGCACGAGGTGTTTAAAATAGTGCGTGACATAAATAAGCAACAAAACGTGACTTTTCTCGTTATAGAACATCGTATTGATATAGCGTTTAAATATGTAGACTATGTCTACGCTATGGCCAGCGGTAAAGTAATAGCCAAAGGCCTCCCAGAGGAAGTTGCTAACGACCCAAAGGTCAAGGAGGTGTATATCGGAGGATAAAGCTTAAAAACATACCGCCAAGAAGACTCAGCCGGGGTGGCCGAGCGGCCCAAGGCGCGGGACTGGAGATCCCGTCCCCGTCTAGGGGGCCCGGGTTCAAATCCCGGCCCCGGCGCCAGTTTCTGTAAAAATTTCATAAGCTGGTATAGATGTGGTGATGAACGCCTAGTTGGGGATGGGGATGTCCGTAGTGGCCAGGTCTGATTGGGCTCAACTTTATAAAGGCCGAAAAATATAGGGGTAGAGCCGGGGTGGCCGAGTTGGTCCAAGGCGCGGGCCTGCTAAGCCCGTCCCCGTTCGGGGGCGTGGGTTCAAATCCCACCCCCGGCGCCAAACCCGTTTATACACAATTATTCTTTGGTCATGTGAGGATGGGAAAATTATATAAAAAACGTAAGAGTTGGGCCCGTTATGAATCTCAGGCTTATACTCATTCTTGGCCTAGTATCGCTTCTTGCCGACTGGCTTTATGAGAGCGTGCGTGCCGTAGTTCCGCAGTATCTATACTACCTAGGCGCTTCTGCGGTTTTTGTAGGCTTTGTCTTTGGCCTTGGCGATGCCTTGGGCTACGCTGCTAGGTTTATAACAGGCCCGCTTGCTGATAAAAGAGGGGGTTACTGGCTTGAGACTTTCCTTGGTTATGCGTTGCAAGTGGCGGCAGTGGCGGGGCTTGTGTTTGCTAGAGATATGTGGCAAGTTGCTGGCCTGATATTTTTGGAGAGGTTTAGCAAGGCGTTGCGTACGCCGGCGCGTGACGCAATAATTTCCGCGGCGGGGGGAGCGGAAGCTAGGGGGAGGGCATTTGGCATACATGCCTCTCTTGACCAAATTGGGGCGATTATTGGTGTAGCTATGGCGACGGCGATGTTATATTATAAATTCACGCCACGCGACGTATTTCTCATATCGCTTGCTCCAGGGGTTGCCGCATTATTTACGCTGTATGTGGCATATAGGGTTGGCAAATTAAAGCCGGAGAAGAGGAAGTCTACAATCCTTATGGATTTAACTGTTTTTAAATTTGGCGTGACCCAATTTCTCTTGGGGCTATCTCTAATTCACATATCTCTTTTCATGTATAAACTCGCTGAAGTTGCTTGGATGGCCTCGCTTCTTTATCTAGTCGCTATGGTTTCGGAGGTGCCTGTGTCTTTGCTACTGGGGCATTTCTATGATAAGAATGCCAAAGCCCTATTGGTCGCTCCACTTTTCTCAATCCTGTTGGCGGCTATTTTTGTGGCTGGAAATATTCCAGCGTTGTTCTTAGGTGCCGTGCTTTATTCTGTTGTGACGTCATACGCAGACGTGGTTGCGAAAGCACACGCCGCTAGACTTGGGGGCGCGACGTCGCTGGGCGTGATAAATGCTATGTGGGGCTTTGGTCTTCTCGTAGGCGGTATTTTATATGGCTACTTCTTTGACATAGGTGCAAGTATTCCGATTTTTATATTAGCCACTGCTTCGGCTTTTATCTCTTTGGTGTTACTATGGCGAGAGAATACTTAATAGAGCTCTATAGGAGGTTGGCCCCAATATACGAAGAGGTGTATGGCGTGGAGCAACGTCTCAAGTATTGGCTTATTCTGTCACAGGTGGGCGAGAAGGTAGTAGACGCCGGATGTGGAGTTGGGCTGGCTTTTGAGGTATTAAAAAGCTACGTGGTTTGTCTTGACATATCTCTCGACATGTTGGAAAGAGCTAGGGCGAAGAGTGGAGAGTGGGGCGATTTGATACTTGCCGATTATTGGTTGCCGCCATTTAGGGAAAATGCGTTTATCTCTGCCCTCTTTATTTCATCTGTAGAGCCGGAGCTCTTTGAGAAACTTCACGCTGTTTGGCGTCAAATCGCATATAAATTCTTCTACGAATTCCGTGGCAAATGGCGTATTTTTGAGCAACGTAACTAAGTTAAATAAGTGATTAATATGTCGTATGGATATGTGAACAAAACAAATATATTTATGCTCGCCACAGGAGGCGTATGTCTTTTCAGGAACAGTACTATGAATACCAGGATTATTACCCAGTATATGATAACAGAGCGCCCACAGGGATTTGGTATATCGACCAGTTACTACAGGGCGGCTTTAGAAAGGGAGAGATCTATTTAGTTGCAGGAGAGGCAGGCCAGGGGAAGACAATATTTAGTCTTCAATTTCTAAAAACCGGGGCTGAGATATATGACGAGCCCGGGCTCTATATTACAATAGACGAACCCTCTGAGGATGTAAAACGTGGAGTAAAAGACTCTCTTGGCTGGGATCTCGACATACTTGAAAACCAGAATAAGCTAATATTTGTAGACCTCAGGACGCATTTTAGGACGTACGCTAAAGAGGAAAAGGTAACTGCAGATCCACGAGATATTGCTAAAATAATTCTTGAATATGTCAAAAAATTTGGAATAAAGAGACTTGTCATAGATCCAATAGCTCCCTTGATTATCACATCGCATACAGACATCTTATGGGTGAGAGAGTATATGAGGGAGCTTGTATTCCAGCTGAGAAAGATAAAAGACATAACCACACTGCTGACCTCTGAGATTCCTACTGGTGAGAATAAAATAAGCCGCTTTGGTGTAGAGGAGTATTTAGCAAGCGGCGTGATAAAGCTTGAGCTTATGGAATACAGAGGCTTTGTATTTAGAGTTATGTTTATAAGAAAGATGAGGTGGACAGCGGTGCGGCCACAGAAACTTGTCTTTGAGATATATCCCCACTATGGCATATACATCTTAGATCGTCTCGAGAATTTTATGAAACAAATAGATATTTGGTACGCGACGTTAAGTCAGCAAGCGCAAGCGCCACCGGTGACACAATAAATTTAAGCTCCCACTGCAGTTACTACGTGAAGGCGCTTGGCGAAGTATTTAGTAAGCTTGTCGAAAAAATTAGAGGTGTTAGTTATATAGACGAAGCAACGTTACAAGAGCTTTCAAGAGAGATTCAAAGAGCGCTTCTTAAAGCCGACGTTCCTCTAGATATGGTAAAGACGTTTACTGAAAATGCAGTAAAGAGAATGCGTGAGGAGAAGCCGCCTGCCGGTATACCGCCGAGGGAATACGTCTTATATATCCTATACGATGAATTAGTAAAGCTGTTGGGCGGGGAGCAACCCGCCGAGTTTAAACCAGTTAAAAAACCCTATTTGGTGCTCCTCCTAGGTGTCGAAGGAAGCGGGAAAACAACGACAGCCGCAAAATTAGCTAGATATTTGGTAAAGAGAGGATATAGAGTGGGGCTTGTGGAGACAGATACTATAAGACCCGCCGCGTTTGACCAGTTGAAACAACTTGCGGAAAAGATAGGTGTCCCTTTCTATGGCGAAAGAGATAGTAAAGATGCTGTAGAAATCGCACGTCGCGGTGTCCAAAATTTCAAAAATATGGACGTGGTAATTATAGACACTGCAGGGCGTCATAAAAACGAAGAGGCTCTACTACAAGAGGTAAAGATGATATATGAAGCTGTAAACCCCGACGAGGTTATACTTGTAATA includes:
- a CDS encoding MFS transporter — translated: MNLRLILILGLVSLLADWLYESVRAVVPQYLYYLGASAVFVGFVFGLGDALGYAARFITGPLADKRGGYWLETFLGYALQVAAVAGLVFARDMWQVAGLIFLERFSKALRTPARDAIISAAGGAEARGRAFGIHASLDQIGAIIGVAMATAMLYYKFTPRDVFLISLAPGVAALFTLYVAYRVGKLKPEKRKSTILMDLTVFKFGVTQFLLGLSLIHISLFMYKLAEVAWMASLLYLVAMVSEVPVSLLLGHFYDKNAKALLVAPLFSILLAAIFVAGNIPALFLGAVLYSVVTSYADVVAKAHAARLGGATSLGVINAMWGFGLLVGGILYGYFFDIGASIPIFILATASAFISLVLLWRENT
- a CDS encoding class I SAM-dependent methyltransferase, translating into MAREYLIELYRRLAPIYEEVYGVEQRLKYWLILSQVGEKVVDAGCGVGLAFEVLKSYVVCLDISLDMLERARAKSGEWGDLILADYWLPPFRENAFISALFISSVEPELFEKLHAVWRQIAYKFFYEFRGKWRIFEQRN
- a CDS encoding ATPase domain-containing protein — translated: MSFQEQYYEYQDYYPVYDNRAPTGIWYIDQLLQGGFRKGEIYLVAGEAGQGKTIFSLQFLKTGAEIYDEPGLYITIDEPSEDVKRGVKDSLGWDLDILENQNKLIFVDLRTHFRTYAKEEKVTADPRDIAKIILEYVKKFGIKRLVIDPIAPLIITSHTDILWVREYMRELVFQLRKIKDITTLLTSEIPTGENKISRFGVEEYLASGVIKLELMEYRGFVFRVMFIRKMRWTAVRPQKLVFEIYPHYGIYILDRLENFMKQIDIWYATLSQQAQAPPVTQ
- a CDS encoding signal recognition particle protein Srp54 gives rise to the protein MKALGEVFSKLVEKIRGVSYIDEATLQELSREIQRALLKADVPLDMVKTFTENAVKRMREEKPPAGIPPREYVLYILYDELVKLLGGEQPAEFKPVKKPYLVLLLGVEGSGKTTTAAKLARYLVKRGYRVGLVETDTIRPAAFDQLKQLAEKIGVPFYGERDSKDAVEIARRGVQNFKNMDVVIIDTAGRHKNEEALLQEVKMIYEAVNPDEVILVIDATVGKLAAAQAEAFMKYLPIHSVIITKMDSTARGGGALAAVIKTGARVKFIGVGEDVDEFDLFNPRKFVARVLGMGDLDALVEKIKAVFEEEKVLQEIESGRLDLLTFKKQIEGLLKLGPLSKVLQLLPGGFAAKISEEQVELSQKNLKKWYAILSSMTIEELKNPDILNASRIRRIALGAGVTPKDVKEMLTVYENLKKMSKTLKRQLRMRIPK